The Nostoc sp. 'Peltigera membranacea cyanobiont' N6 genome contains the following window.
AGGAGAGAGGTTTTCTGCCAGAAGTTTTAAAAATTAAGCTACCCGATGTTGAATCTGGATAGCTGAATCGATTTGGTTCAAGCAATCAAGGCTACTTGACGTTTTCTAGAGCTTCTTCAACTGATTTTTGCAGGGAGAGAAACTTTTCTAGGCGAACAAGCTTCACCGTTTGAGTTACACGGGCATTCGTGACAATTTGCAAAGTGCCCTCAGCAGTTTGAGCTTGCTTGGCTAGTTGTACCAAAGCACCCAAGCCAGAGCTATCAATAAAGTCGATTTGTGAGAGATCCAAAATAATATGCTTAGGGCCCTCTTCAATCTTGCTGCCAAGTACTTTACGAAATGTTGGTTCAGAAAACGCATCTAACAAACCTGTGAGGCGGAATAGCTGGCAGTTATCCCGGACTTCACGAGTGCCTCTCAGGCTAACGGTTAGATTCAGTGGCTCAGCAATAATTCCCTCCTCATGAGTTAAAGTGAACGCTCAAGTATAGATGGTTTTTGAGCAAGTTGTCTACAATCTTTTGGGGCATTGGGCACAAGAGGCAGAGGGGCGGGGAGCAGGGAGAGGAAGGGAAAGAGATAATTTTTATTTTTATTCTCCCCCTTGCTCCCTGCCCCCTGCTCCCCACCTATTCCCCATTTTTACTTCACCTCGGCTGTTGCGGCTTGACGGGCTGTTCGCATCGCTTGAACAAATTGCTCAAACAAGTAATCAGCATCGTGGGGGCCAGGACTAGCTTCTGGGTGATACTGTACGGAGAATACAGGTAGAGATTTGTGACGGACTCCGGCAATGGTGCGATCGTTTAAGTTCAGGTGGCTGATTTCTACAACTGCCGTAGGTAAAGAATCTGGATCGATCGCAAAACTATGGTTTTGGCTGGTAATTTCTAC
Protein-coding sequences here:
- a CDS encoding STAS domain-containing protein, which encodes MIAEPLNLTVSLRGTREVRDNCQLFRLTGLLDAFSEPTFRKVLGSKIEEGPKHIILDLSQIDFIDSSGLGALVQLAKQAQTAEGTLQIVTNARVTQTVKLVRLEKFLSLQKSVEEALENVK